A section of the Larus michahellis chromosome 1, bLarMic1.1, whole genome shotgun sequence genome encodes:
- the LOC141746026 gene encoding hyaluronidase PH-20-like: METLRQIQRFGICVTCTYPIASGMVFATLLVSCCSSLKTRARPLVSNSPFLSIWNAPTELCTERTGVQLDMEFFSFIGSTLKTSIGQNITLFYPDRLGYYPYKNEVTGEAFNGGLPQLSLLENHLKKAKEDIQFYIPSDEQFGLAVIDWENWRPVWIRNWGSKDIYRQESIELVQQRDLSLSEAEARNIAKMEFEAAAKSIMLESLKLGIELKPNRLWGYYLYPDCYNYDYKQNPHNYTGTCLDIEIERNNELKWLWEESTALYPSVYLETALRSSRNAQLFVRNRVQEAIRISHVSNSTHPLPVFVYTRPVFTDVYEEYLSQDDLVNTIGESAALGASGIVIWGDMNLTQNKNTCRTLDNYLRRTLTPYLINVTMAARICSQVLCQDAGACARKKWNSSDYLHLNPENIVIQMTKDGKYMLQGQPAFQDLQTFIEKFDCHCYAGRSCEPTADINDIHYVHACISEDICIHVSSNSLSNIEASEEKILSNRTVFSFTSQSKVTLSTHPEIEDFQSTFGNNIFNITSAEYNSVTAATGYNLEANDTRTFSSSSSYKTKMFNLFCLILILRTLM, translated from the exons ATGGAAACTCTGAGACAAATACAACGTTTTGGCATCTGTGTTACCTGTACGTATCCTATAGCATCCGGTATGGTGTTCGCCACTCTTCTAGTTTCTTGCTGCTCATCTCTGAAGACAAGAGCTCGTCCACTTGTTTCTAATTCACCTTTCCTTTCTATCTGGAATGCTCCTACAGAACTTTGTACTGAAAGGACTGGAGTGCAGCTGGacatggaatttttttctttcattggaaGCACACTGAAGACATCCATTGGGCAAAACATCACTCTCTTCTATCCAGACAGACTTGGCTACTATCCTTACAAAAATGAAGTCACAGGAGAGGCGTTCAATGGAGGACTCCCCCAACTCTCACTGCTGGAGAATCATTTGAAAAAAGCCAAAGAAGACATCCAGTTCTATATTCCTTCAGATGAACAGTTTGGATTGGCTGTCATTGACTGGGAAAACTGGAGACCTGTGTGGATAAGGAACTGGGGATCAAAAGACATTTATAGACAGGAATCCATTGAACTGGTTCAGCAGAGAGACCTCAGTCTATCAGAAGCCGAAGCCAGGAATATAGCTAAAATGGAATTTGAAGCTGCAGCAAAATCAATTATGTTGGAATCTTTAAAGCTGGGCATAGAATTGAAGCCAAATCGTTTGTGGGGATACTACCTTTATCCAGACTGTTATAACTATGActacaaacaaaacccacataaTTATACAGGAACCTGTTTAGATattgaaatagaaagaaataatgaGCTTAAATGGTTGTGGGAGGAAAGCACAGCACTTTATCCATCTGTCTATCTAGAGACAGCCTTAAGATCTTCCAGAAATGCCCAACTCTTTGTTCGCAACAGAGTTCAAGAAGCCATTAGAATTTCACATGTCTCTAATTCTACTCATCCTCTTCCAGTTTTTGTATATACACGTCCAGTATTCACAGATGTATATGAGGAATATCTCTCCCAG GATGACCTTGTAAACACCATTGGAGAATCTGCTGCACTGGGTGCTTCTGGAATTGTGATCTGGGGTGATATGAATTTAACACAAAATAAG AACACCTGTAGGACTCTGGACAACTACCTTAGGAGGACTTTGACCCCATACCTCATCAACGTCACGATGGCAGCCAGAATCTGTAGCCAAGTGTTATGCCAAGATGCTGGTGCTTGCGCACGGAAAAAATGGAATTCCAGTGACTATCTTCACTTGAACCCTGAGAATATCGTCATTCAAATGACAAAGGATGGAAAATACATGCTGCAAGGGCAACCAGCATTTCAGGATCTGCAAACGTTCATAGAAAAATTTGATTGCCACTGTTATGCAGGGCGCAGTTGTGAACCTACAGCTGATATAAATGACATCCATTACGTCCATGCTTGCATTTCAGAAGATATTTGCATTCACGTTTCCTCAAATTCACTTTCTAATATAGAAGCCTCTGAAGAAAAGATCCTGTCCAACAGAACTGTATTTTCATTTACCTCTCAGAGTAAGGTGACATTATCTACACATCCCGAAATAGAAGATTTTCAATCTACCTTTGGAAATAATATATTCAATATAACATCTGCAGAATATAACTCTGTCACAGCTGCCACTGGATATAATTTAGAGGCAAATGACACTCGTACTTTCAGTAGTTCTTCATCCTATAAGACAAagatgtttaatttgttttgtttaattctaATTTTGAGAACCTTAATGTAA